The following proteins come from a genomic window of Miscanthus floridulus cultivar M001 chromosome 2, ASM1932011v1, whole genome shotgun sequence:
- the LOC136538388 gene encoding uncharacterized protein C6G9.01c-like, with translation MATKSHKNKKPTTASKPSINPKSPSPDKKPKPPKPAEEQPEQAAAVKKPKKQKVRDEIDEIFSAAKAGKKRKPPQREEALAHGNRRKKPKERAEGGSSSKKKSNKAPGSKGKGRVADEEEDEEEFEEKRPRRRTADGLAIYSSDELGFGKADAGGTPLCPFDCDCCF, from the coding sequence ATGGCCACCAAATCCCACAAGAACAAGAAGCCTACTACTGCCTCCAAGCCGTCTATTAACCCCAAGTCCCCTTCCCCTGACAAGAAACCCAAGCCCCCGAAGCCCGCCGAGGAGCAACCGGAGCAGGCGGCAGCGGtcaagaagccgaagaagcaGAAGGTGAGGGACGAGATCGACGAGATCTTCAGCGCCGCGAAGGCGGGAAAGAAGCGGAAGCCGCCGCAGCGGGAGGAGGCCTTGGCCCATGGGAACAGGAGGAAGAAGCCCAAGGAGAGGGCCGAGgggggcagcagcagcaagaaGAAGAGCAACAAGGCGCCGGGGAGTAAGGGCAAGGGTCGGGTGgctgacgaggaggaggacgaggaggagttcGAGGAGAAGCGGCCGCGGCGGCGCACTGCAGACGGGCTCGCCATATACTCGTCCGATGAGCTCGGGTTCGGCAAGGCCGACGCCGGTGGCACCCCGCTGTGTCCCTTCGACTGCGACTGCTGCTTCTGA
- the LOC136521354 gene encoding probable ethylene response sensor 1: protein MDGCDCIEPLWPTDDLLVKYQYISDFFIALAYFSIPLELIYFVKKSSFFPYRWVLIQFGAFIVLCGASHLINLWTFTTHTKTVAMVMTIAKVSTAVVSCATALMLVHIIPDLLSVKTRELFLKNKAEELDREMGLIRTQEETGRHVRMLTHEIRSTLDRHTILKTTLVELGRTLGLEECALWMPSRSGSSLQLSHTLRHQITVGSSVPINLPVVNQVFSSNRAIIIPHTSPLARIRPLAGRYVPPEVAAVRVPLLHLSNFQINDWPELSAKSFAIMVLMLPSDSARKWHVHELELVEVVADQVAVALSHAAILEESMRARDLLMEQNVALDLARREAEMAIRARNDFLAVMNHEMRTPMNAIIALSSLLLETELTPEQRLMVETVLKSSNLLATLINDVLDLSKLEDGSLELEIKAFNLHAVFKEVMSFIKPIASIKRLSVSVMLAPDLPLCAIGDEKRLMQTILNISGNAVKFTKEGHITLVASIVKADSLREFRTPEFHPTASDDHFYLKVQVKDTGCGIGPQDLPHVFTKFAHPQGNRGFNGSGLGLAICKRFVSLMGGHIWIDSQGTGRGCTATFVVKLGVCDNTNTYQQQLIPLVWPSSADSDLSAPKVLPDGRGSTSQKSRYQRSV from the exons ATGGACGGATGTGATTGCATCGAGCCACTATGGCCTACCGATGATCTTCTCGTCAAGTATCAGTATATTTCAGACTTCTTCATAGCCCTTGCGTACTTCTCGATTCCATTGGAGCTCATATATTTTGTGAAGAAGTCATCCTTCTTCCCATACAGATGGGTCTTGATCCAGTTTGGTGCGTTTATAGTTCTTTGTGGGGCAAGTCATCTGATAAACCTGTGGACTTTCACCACACATACAAAGACCGTTGCGATGGTCATGACCATAGCAAAAGTTTCTACAGCAGTTGTGTCCTGCGCAACTGCATTGATGCTTGTTCATATCATCCCCGACTTGTTGAGTGTGAAAACTAGGGAGTTGTTCCTGAAGAATAAAGCTGAAGAACTTGATAGAGAGATGGGACTGATAAGGACGCAGGAGGAGACCGGTAGACATGTTAGGATGCTTACACATGAAATCAGAAGTACTCTTGATAGACATACAATTTTGAAGACTACTCTTGTTGAGCTAGGAAGGACCTTGGGTCTGGAAGAATGTGCATTGTGGATGCCATCTCGAAGTGGCTCAAGCCTTCAGCTTTCTCATACTTTGCGCCACCAGATTACTGTCGGATCATCAGTGCCAATTAATCTTCCTGTCGTCAATCAAGTGTTCAGTAGCAACCGGGCAATTATAATACCCCACACATCTCCTTTGGCGCGGATTCGACCTCTTGCAGGGCGATATGTTCCACCAGAAGTGGCTGCAGTCCGTGTACCTCTTCTACACCTTTCAAACTTCCAAATAAATGATTGGCCTGAGCTCTCAGCGAAAAGCTTTGCAATCATGGTTTTGATGCTTCCATCTGATAGTGCAAGGAAATGGCATGTGCATGAATTGGAGCTGGTTGAGGTCGTTGCTGATCAG GTAGCAGTTGCACTATCTCATGCGGCTATTCTTGAAGAGTCCATGAGAGCACGTGATCTACTAATGGAGCAGAATGTTGCCTTGGATCTAGCTCGAAGAGAGGCTGAGATGGCTATCCGTGCTCGCAATGATTTCCTAGCTGTTATGAATCACGAAATGAGAACACCCATGAATGCAATAATAGCCCTTTCCTCCTTGCTTTTGGAAACTGAGCTTACTCCTGAGCAGCGTCTAATGGTGGAAACAGTACTGAAAAGCAGCAATCTGTTAGCAACACTCATCAATGATGTGCTGGATCTTTCCAAGCTCGAGGATGGAAGCCTTGAATTGGAGATTAAAGCATTCAATCTTCATGCTGTTTTCAAGGAA GTGATGAGTTTCATTAAACCAATTGCATCTATCAAGAGGCTATCTGTATCGGTTATGTTGGCACCAGATTTGCCGTTATGTGCTATTGGTGATGAAAAGAGACTCATGCAAACTATTCTGAACATATCTGGCAACGCTGTAAAGTTTACCAAGGAGGGACACATCACACTTGTAGCTTCCATTGTGAAGGCTGACTCTTTGAGAGAGTTCAGAACCCCAGAATTTCATCCAACTGCAAGTGATGACCATTTCTATTTGAAAGTTCAG GTAAAAGATACAGGCTGTGGAATTGGTCCTCAGGATCTACCTCATGTATTTACAAAGTTTGCTCATCCTCAAGGAAACCGAGGGTTCAATGGTAGTGGTCTTGGCCTTGCCATCTGCAAGAG GTTTGTTAGTCTCATGGGAGGGCACATCTGGATCGACAGCCAAGGAACTGGAAGAGGTTGCACCGCAACATTCGTTGTCAAGCTCGGCGTGTGTGACAACACAAACACCTACCAGCAGCAGCTGATTCCTCTAGTCTGGCCAAGCAGTGCAGACTCCGATTTGTCTGCTCCGAAAGTGCTTCCCGACGGGAGAGGATCTACTTCCCAGAAGTCTCGGTACCAAAGAAGCGTATGA
- the LOC136538387 gene encoding uncharacterized protein, which yields MTLASAAHKIPLEVAHTLVEIAEVARYAYHHRPGHPVAHDEDPTAPPAGADGGGAASEEAARLREENAMLRARLADDLALLRELHGAPCVSKECPPDLYNRLMAAVNNASFLAHLEKLQDESTREHNELSSGNMTEVEVADIPDKMGNGKKGSWVLVACDTAGANLEEISGIDDENYVIINEDDIVDGIATFVARCILEDPKSKSLSSVQLQKAVAKALDSMKARWRWSTFWEAGQIIYILATWGITLAGLYKSRHVLKVAAKGAAASARFVMKAM from the exons ATGACGCTGGCATCGGCGGCGCACAAGATCCCGCTGGAGGTTGCGCACACCCTCGTCGAAATCGCCGAGGTCGCACGCTACGCCTACCACCACCGCCCCGGCCACCCTGTAGCCCACGACGAGGACCCGACTGCGCCGCCCGCGGGGGCTGATGGCGGCGGGGCCGCCAGCGAGGAGGCCGCGCGGCTGCGGGAGGAGAACGCCATGCTCCGCGCCCGACTCGCAGATGACCTCGCGCTCCTGCGCGAGCTCCACGGCGCGCCCTGCGTCTCCAAGGAGTGCCCTCCTGAT CTGTACAACCGACTGATGGCGGCGGTCAACAATGCTAGCTTCCTTGCTCATCTCGAGAAATTACAGGATGAGTCAACACGTGAACATAATGAACTATCTTCTGGCAACATGACAG AGGTGGAAGTTGCAGACATTCCAGATAAAATGGGTAATGGGAAGAAAGGATCATGGGTCTTGGTTGCTTGTGATACTGCTGGGGCTAATTTGGAGGAAATTAGTGGGATTGATGATGAAAATTATGTTATAATCAATGAAGATGACATAGTCGATGGTATTGCCACCTTTGTTGCTAGGTGCATTCTTGAAGATCCAAAATCCAAG TCGTTATCGTCAGTGCAGCTCCAAAAGG CTGTTGCAAAGGCATTAGATAGCATGAAAGCTCGATGGAGATGGTCAACCTTTTGGGAGGCTGGACAGATTATTTATATCTTGGCCACTTGGGGAATCACATTAGCAGG GTTGTACAAGAGCCGTCATGTCCTGAAGGTGGCAGCAAAGGGTGCTGCTGCATCTGCCAGATTTGTTATGAAGGCCATGTGA
- the LOC136521395 gene encoding fatty acid elongase 3-like yields MAAASLLSRVRWLLVEQPAVASFRWQPGRTVGATASFAAAVICGYLAAVLVLRRLVLPRLPPLPPPALRAASAAHNAVLLALSAAMAAGCALSTAAAAPRWAWPFCFPPRGATEASGPVFFWAHVFYLSKVYELGDTLLILLAHRPLTLLHVYHHAVVVAMCYLWLATRQSLMPIALVTNAGVHVVMYSYYLSCSVGLRWPNRWKRAVTELQIVQFLFSFAASVVMLWLHFTAGGCEGMAGWVFNAVFNASLLALFVNFHGAAYKAAKANKGKAE; encoded by the coding sequence ATGGCGGCCGCGTCGCTGCTCAGCCGGGTGCGGTGGCTCCTGGTGGAGCAGCCGGCCGTGGCCTCGTTCCGCTGGCAGCCAGGCCGCACGGTCGGCGCGACGGCGTCCTTCGCGGCCGCCGTCATCTGCGGCTACCTCGCCGCGGTGCTCGTCCTCCGCCGCCTCGTCCTGCCCCGCCTCCCGCCGCTCCCTCCGCCGGCGCTGCGCGCGGCATCCGCGGCCCACAACGCGGTCCTGCTGGCGCtctccgccgccatggccgccgggtgCGCGCTCTCCacggccgccgcggcgccgcgGTGGGCGTGGCCCTTCTGCTTCCCGCCGCGGGGCGCCACGGAGGCGTCGGGCCCCGTCTTCTTCTGGGCGCACGTGTTCTACCTCTCCAAGGTGTACGAGCTCGGCGACACGCTGCTCATCCTGCTGGCCCACCGCCCGCTCACGCTGCTCCACGTCTACCaccacgccgtcgtcgtcgccatgTGCTACCTCTGGCTCGCCACGCGCCAGTCCCTGATGCCCATCGCGCTCGTCACCAACGCCGGCGTGCACGTCGTCATGTACTCCTACTACCTCTCCTGCAGCGTCGGCCTGCGCTGGCCCAACCGGTGGAAGCGCGCCGTCACGGAGCTGCAGATCGTGCAGTTCCTCTTCAGCTTCGCCGCCTCCGTGGTGATGCTGTGGCTCCACTTCACCGCTGGCGGCTGCGAGGGGATGGCCGGCTGGGTGTTCAACGCCGTCTTCAACGCGTCGCTGCTCGCGCTCTTCGTCAACTTCCACGGCGCCGCCTACAAAGCCGCCAAGGCCAACAAGGGTAAAGCAGAATGA
- the LOC136521364 gene encoding pentatricopeptide repeat-containing protein At2g13600-like, with protein MRAAVRTRRPRPPRPPPELAKAPISPTTRSKPEKDLSFLTLPIRAFKLRLANGPPLAPTAKAFKSYSETCTSLLRLCRATRAASTATLAYAPSSGCLPLVLSLHAHTLRSGLAADRSVASNLLTAYASFARATDRDRAFRDFVAADAASSFTYDFMVSEHVKAGDIASARRLFDGMPEKSIVSYTTMVDALMKRGSVRDAVELYERCPLHSVAFFTAMIAGFVRNELQRNAFPVFRKMLSCSVRPNVVTLICVIKACVGAGEFDLAMGAVGLAIKCSLFEKSIEVHNSLITLYLRMGDAAAAHRVFDDMEVRDVVSWTALLDVYADLGDLEGARQVLDAMPERNEVSWGTLIARHEQKGDPAEALRLYSQMLADGCRPNISCFSSVLSACATLQDLRGGTRIHANALKMGSSTNLFVSSSLIDMYCKCKQCTDAQRVFNSLPEKNTVCWNSLISGYSWNGKMVEAEDLFKKMPARNSASWNAMISGYAENRRFGDALNYFCAMLASGQIPGEITLSSVLLACANLCSLEMGKMVHAEIVKLGIEDNIFMGTALSDMYAKSGDLDSSRRMFYQMPEKNNITWTAMVQGLAENGFAEESILLFEDMIANGIAPNEHTFLAILFACSHCGLVEQAIHYFETMQVHGIPPKDKHYTCMVDVLTRAGRLPEAEELLMKVPSKSDTSSWSSLLSACNTYRNKEIGERAAKKLHELEKDNTAGYVLLSNMYASCGKWKDAAETRILMQGANLKKDGGCSWLQLRGQYHAFFSWKGKHPLSLEIYEILDLLMWELTT; from the coding sequence ATGAGAGCGGCGGTCCGCacgaggcggccacggccgccacggccgccgccggAGCTGGCCAAGGCGCCGATTTCGCCGACGACGCGGAGTAAGCCGGAGAAAGACCTCTCTTTTTTAACCCTCCCGATAAGGGCGTTCAAGCTCCGCCTGGCTAATGGTCCACCGCTGGCGCCCACGGCGAAGGCCTTCAAGTCCTACTCCGAGACCTGCACCTCCCTCCTCCGCCTCTGCCGCGCTACGAgagccgcctccaccgccacgcTCGCTTACGCGCCCTCCTCCGGTTGCCTGCCGCTTGTCCTCTCCCTACACGCGCACACCCTCCGCTCTGGCCTCGCTGCCGACCGCTCCGTCGCATCGAACCTTCTCACAGCCTACGCCTCCTTCGCGCGCGCCACGGACCGTGACCGGGCCTTCCGAGACTTCGTTGCCGCCGATGCAGCATCCTCCTTCACTTACGACTTCATGGTGTCAGAGCACGTGAAGGCCGGGGACATTGCCTCTGCCCGCAGGCTATTCGACGGAATGCCCGAGAAGAGTATCGTGTCGTACACAACCATGGTCGACGCGCTCATGAAGCGTGGGTCTGTGAGGGACGCTGTTGAGCTCTATGAACGATGCCCGCTCCACTCGGTTGCCTTCTTCACAGCCATGATTGCTGGGTTTGTCCGCAATGAACTCCAGAGGAATGCATTCCCTGTGTTTCGCAAGATGCTAAGCTGCAGTGTGAGACCTAATGTGGTTACTCTGATTTGTGTGATCAAGGCCTGTGTTGGTGCAGGTGAATTTGATCTTGCTATGGGTGCGGTGGGATTGGCAATCAAATGCAGCTTGTTTGAAAAGAGTATTGAGGTACACAATTCTTTGATCACTCTGTATCTAAGAATGGGAGATGCAGCTGCGGCACACAGGGTGTTTGATGACATGGAGGTGAGGGATGTCGTCTCATGGACCGCATTACTTGATGTGTATGCTGACTTGGGTGACCTCGAGGGAGCACGGCAGGTTCTTGATGCAATGCCTGAGAGGAACGAGGTCTCCTGGGGTACTTTGATTGCAAGGCATGAGCAGAAAGGTGATCCTGCAGAAGCATTGAGGCTTTACAGCCAAATGCTTGCTGACGGTTGCAGGCCAAACATTTCATGCTTCTCTAGTGTGCTCAGTGCTTGTGCTACCCTTCAAGATTTAAGAGGAGGAACAAGGATACATGCCAATGCACTGAAGATGGGCTCTAGTACCAATTTGTTTGTATCCAGCTCTTTGATTGACATGTACTGCAAATGCAAACAATGTACTGACGCTCAAAGGGTTTTTAATTCCCTCCCAGAAAAGAACACAGTATGCTGGAACTCTCTTATTTCAGGTTATAGCTGGAATGGGAAAATGGTGGAAGCAGAGGATCTCTTCAAGAAGATGCCTGCAAGGAATTCAGCTTCATGGAATGCAATGATTTCTGGTTATGCAGAAAATCGACGATTTGGTGATGCACTAAATTATTTCTGTGCAATGTTGGCTTCAGGACAGATTCCAGGGGAAATCACCTTGTCAAGTGTTCTTCTTGCATGTGCAAACTTGTGCTCTTTGGAGATGGGCAAGATGGTTCACGCTGAGATTGTCAAGCTTGGAATCGAAGATAACATCTTTATGGGGACTGCACTCAGTGACATGTATGCCAAGTCAGGGGATTTGGACAGCTCCAGGAGGATGTTCTATCAAATGCCTGAAAAAAACAATATCACTTGGACTGCCATGGTTCAGGGACTTGCAGAAAACGGCTTTGCTGAAGAGTCTATTTTGTTGTTTGAGGATATGATAGCAAATGGAATAGCACCAAACGAGCATACATTTCTAGCTATTCTATTTGCTTGTTCCCACTGTGGTTTGGTGGAGCAAGCCATACATTATTTTGAAACAATGCAGGTACATGGTATCCCACCTAAAGATAAACACTACACTTGCATGGTTGATGTCCTAACTAGAGCTGGCCGTTTGCCAGAAGCAGAAGAGCTTCTCATGAAGGTTCCAAGTAAATCAGACACAAGTTCATGGTCATCTCTTCTGAGTGCTTGCAACACTTACAGGAACAAGGAGATCGGTGAGAGGGCAGCAAAGAAACTTCATGAGTTGGAGAAGGATAATACAGCAGGCTATGTGCTACTCTCAAACATGTATGCATCGTGTGGTAAATGGAAAGATGCTGCTGAGACGAGGATACTGATGCAAGGGGCTAACCTTAAGAAAGATGGTGGGTGCAGCTGGTTGCAATTAAGAGGACAATATCATGCCTTCTTTTCATGGAAAGGGAAGCATCCTTTGTCATTGGAAATTTATGAGATATTGGATTTGCTGATGTGGGAACTTACTACTTGA